Sequence from the Catenuloplanes indicus genome:
CCCTCGCCGGAGACGTCGCGCGTGATCGACGGGTTCTCCGACTTGCGGGCGATCTTGTCGACCTCGTCGATGTAGATGATGCCGGTCTCGGCGCGCTTGATGTCGTAGTCAGCGGCCTGGATCAGCTTGAGGAGGATGTTCTCCACGTCCTCGCCGACGTAGCCGGCCTCGGTCAGCGCCGTGGCGTCGGCGATCGCGAACGGGACGTTGAGCATGCGGGCCAGCGTCTGCGCCAGGTGCGTCTTGCCGCAGCCGGTCGGGCCGATCAACATGATGTTCGACTTGGCGAGTTCGATCTGCTCGCTGCCGGAGCCGGGGGCGCCGTTCGCCTCCGCCTGGATCCGTTTGTAGTGGTTGTAGACCGCGACGGCGAGCGCGCGCTTGGCGCTCTCCTGGCCCACCACATATTGATCCAAGAACTGGACGATCTCCATCGGCTTGGGAAGCTCTTCCCACTTCACCTCGCCGGACTCGGCCAGCTCCTCCTCGATGATCTCGTTACAGAGATCGATGCACTCGTCGCAGATGTAGACCCCGGGGCCCGCGATGAGCTTCTTGACCTGCTTCTGCGACTTTCCACAGAAGGAGCACTTCAGTAGGTCGCCGCCGTCACCGATCCGTGCCACCTACGCTCTCCCTGCGCTCATCGGCTGGAAACTCCCAACCCTGGCCTGAGGACGACCTGGTCAAACGGTCTTCGCTCAACGGTATTCGATCGTCCACCGGACCGCGATGTTTAGCGGTGCGGCCTCGACGTTACCCCCTGCGGGGGCGTTTCTCCGACCCCCAAAACTGGCGTGTCAGAGACCAACCAGGCTAGCGGGTCGCCCCCACTGGAGGTTTGACGCCGTTTGCCCGATTTCAGTGCGTATCTTCGAAGCAACCACAGTGAAGACCAGCCACAGTAACCTACCTGCGGCTGGCCTCCGTCGCGGGCGCTGGGTCTAGCTGGAAGCGCCGACCCCGATCAGGCCGCTCTTCTTCCGGTTCGCCAGGACCGTGTCGACGATCCCGTACTCCTTGGCCTCTTCCGCGGTCATGATCTTGTCACGGTCGATGTCCTTGGTGACCAGATCGGCGGACCGGCCGGTGTGCCGGACCAGCATCTCCTCCATCTGCGAACGCATGCGGAGGATCTCCCGGGCCTGGATCTCGATGTCCGAACCCTGACCGTAGCCACCCTCGGTGGCCGGCTGGTGGATTATCACCCGCGAGTGCGGCAGCGCCATGCGCTTGCCCGGGGTGCCCGCCGCCAGCAGGATCGCGGCCGCGGACGCCGCCTGGCCCAGGCAGACCGTGACGATGTCGGGGCGCACGTACTGCATGGTGTCGTAGATCGCCGTCATGGCCGTGAACGAGCCACCGGGCGAGTTGATGTACATCGTGATGTCGCGATCCGGGTCCGTCGACTCCAGCGTCAGCAGCTGGGCCATCACGTCGTTCGCCGAGGCGTCGTCCACCTGGACGCCGAGGAAGATGATCCGGTCCTCGAACATCTTGTTGTACGGGTTGGACTCCTTCACCCCGTACGACGTGCGCTCGACGAAAGAAGGAAGCACGTACCGGTTGTGCACCGGAGCGAACCGCGGGGGAAGTGTCATGTCCGTCATTGTCGCCTTCCTCAGTTCAGCGTTCCGGCGCCCTCGGGGACCTGCGTCGCCCCGGTGATCACCTTGTCGATGAAGCCGTAGTCCTTGGCCTCCGCGGACGTGAACCAGCGGTCCCGGTCCGAGTCGGCCTCGATCGTGCTCTGCGTCTGCCCGGTGTGGAACGCGACGCGCTCCTGGAACATGCGCTTCGTGTAGAGCATCTGCTCCGCCTGGATCGCGATGTCCGCCGCGGTGCCGCCGAGGCCACCGGACGGCTGGTGCATCATGATCCGCGCGTGCGGCAGCGCGTAGCGCTTGCCCTTCGTGCCGGCACAGAGCAGCAGCTGGCCCATGGAGGCCGCCATGCCCATCGCGACGGTCGAGACGTCGTTGTCGATCCACTGCATGGTGTCGTAGATCGCCATGCCGGCGTAGACCGAGCCACCGGGCGAGTTGATCCAGAAGTGGATGTCGCGCTCCGGATCCTCCGCCGCGAGCAGCAGCAGCTGGGCGCAGAGGCGGTTGGCGACCGAGTCGGTCACCTCGCTGCCCAGAAAGATGATCCGCTCCTTCAGCAGCCGGTTGTAGACCGAGTCGTCAAGGCCACCGGCGAGGTCGCCGCCGCCTCTGGCCAGAGGCGACGCATTGAGATGCAAGTCGGTCATGGCAGCCCTTCGCTGTTGTCCGTCGTAGGACCGACCCTAGCCCGTCATTGGGGCACTTCGTCCGTGCATGGGGCACTGTTCGCTGTAAGCGCACGCCTTCTGCCCTCAGAAGAACCAGAGCCGCCGCGGGTACGCGTACCCGCGGCGGCTCTGGGTTTCCGTGCCTTTAGTGCACGTGGTGGTGCTCGTCCTGGATCGCCTCGAGCGTCACCGGGTTGCCCGCGGTGTCCTTGATCGTCACACGCTCCAGCACGATCTGCAGCGCCTTCCCGCGACGCACGTCACCGAAGACGGCCTGCGCCTCACCCGAGCGGGCGAGCTGGTCGTAGTACTGCTGGGGCTGCATGCCGGCCCGCTGCGCGCGGTGCATGATCTCGTGGCCGAACTCGTCGTCGGAGACCTGGACCTGCTCGGCCTCCGCGATCGTGTCGAGCAGCAGCTGAATCTTGACGCCCTCGGTCGCGGCCTCCTGCAGCTCGGTGTCGATCTGCTCCTCGGTCTTCTCCTCCGAGGCGAGGTAGTCCTCCAGCGACGCGCCGATGCGCTCCAGCTGGTCGGTCATCGCGGCCTTGCGCTGCTCCACCGCGTCCTTCACGACGCCCTCCGGCGCCGGGATCTCGGCGGCCTCGACGATCTGCGCCAGCACCTTGTCACGGGCCGCGTAGATCTGCTCGACCTTCTTGACCCGGGTGACCCGCTCACGGACGTCGCCCTTCAGCTCCTCCAGCGTGTCGAACTCGCTGGCCAGCTGCGCGAAGTCGTCGTCGAGCGCGGGCAGCTCCTTCTCCTTCACGGTGCGGACCGTGGTGGAGACCTCCGCGTCCTGACCGGCGAAGTCGCCGCCGACCAGCTTCGTGGTGAACGTGGCGGACTCACCGGCGGACAGGCCAACCAGAACCTCGTCCAGACCCGGGAGCAGCTGCTGCGAGCCGACCTCGTGCGAGATGTTGGACGCGGAACCGCCCGGCACCTCGACGCCGTCGACCGTCGCGTTCAGGTCGAGCTGCACGTAGTCGCCCTCGGCAGCCGGCCGCTCGACCGTCTTCAGCGTGGCGAACCGCTCGCGCAGGTTGCTGACCTGCTCGTCGATCTCGCTGTCACCGATCACCAGCTCGTCGACCTCGACCTCGATGCCGGACAGGTCCGGGATCGTCAGCTCCGGCCGCACGTCCACCTCGGCGGTGAACTTCAGCGGCTCGTTGTCCGCGAACTCGGTCACGTTGACCTCGGGCCGGCCGAGCAGCTTGACGTCGTGCTCCTGCACGGCCGCGAACAGCTGCGCCGGGATCGCCTCGTTGACGGCCTCGTTCAGCACGGTCTCCCGGCCGACCCGCTGGTCGATGACCGCCGCCGGGATCTTGCCGCGGCGGAAGCCGGGGATCTGCACCTGAGACGCGATCTCCCGGTACGCCTTCTTCAGGCTCGGCTCGAGCTCGGCGAACGGCACCTCGATGGCGAGCCGCACCCGAGTCGGGCTCAGAGTCTCGACGGTGCTCTTCACAGGCGTACTCCTTGATGGATCTGGGTGATGTGCGGCGTGTCCGCTGTCCTGGGCGTCTGCGCTCTGTCTGCGGTCTGCCACTGTTTCGTCTGCAGACACGCCGGCGTTACGCGCCGTCGCTCTCGCGAGTTTAGGCCGTCGTCGCGGCACGCTCGCGCCCGGGTTTGAAACCCGGGTCATCCTGTCGTCGGGGTGGCGGGATTTGAACCCACGGCCCCTCGCTCCCAAAGCGAGTGCGCTACCAAGCTGCGCCACACCCCGTGGCGCTTCGAGTGTAAGCGCCGTGCGCACGCATCGGCGCGGCGGGCCGGGGAGGTTCCGGTGTGGCGAGGGGGATACCGGCTTGGGAAGATCGGGGGGAGTGGGTAGTCTAGGGCGGCACCGGCCGTTACGGGCGGGGCGCGCGGACGTAGCTCAATGGTAGAGCCTCAGTCTTCCAAACTGATTACGCGGGTTCGATTCCCGTCGTCCGCTCCACTTGGGGTCACTGTGTCAACGGAGTGCGTTGACCTGGGCGTTCCGCATGCCACCCGGGGGCCGAGCCCCCGGACCCCCACGTTCCGGTTGGTTGCTGTTTCGGCGTGGTTGATCTTGCGTGCCATTCACGTGCCATTGGCGTGCCACTAGGTCTGCTTCTTGGGCTTCTTGGGCTTGGTTGCCCTGGCGATGCGCTTGTCCATGTCGTTGGCGATCTCGCGGTCGCGTTCGTTCGTTGCGTGCTGGTAGATCAGTGCGGCCCGCATGCTGGACTGGCCCATCCGGACCATCAGCTCGCGGGTGCTGGCGCCGGTTGAGGCGGCGAGGGTGTTGCCGGTGTGGCGCAAGTCGTGGAAGTGGAAGCCGTCCGGCATCTTCGCGTTCTTGAGTGCGGTCTCCCACTTCACTGCGCGGCGGAAGTTGCCGGTGCGCAGTAGGGCGCCCTTGTCGCCGGTGAAGATGAGCGCCTCGTCTCCGGCGTCGACGTGCTCCTTCAGGTGTTCTTCGAGGGCGGCTTTGGCGATTGCCGGAAGAGTGACGGCGCGGCGGCCAGCGGCGGACTTGGGTGGACCGAAGATCAGTTCGCCCTTGAGTGCGGCGAGCTTGCGGTGGATTCGGAGCGTGCCGGTCGTTGGGTCGTAGTCCGCGCGTCGCAGCGCGACCAGTTCGCCCCAGCGGGCGCCGGAGAATGCTGCCGTGATGATCAGGGCGCTGAAGCGGTCGGGCATCTGGGCAGCGAGCGCGAGCACCTGGGCGACGGTTGCGGTCGGGCGCTCGGGGGTGTGGTAGCGGTCATAGCCGGGGATGCGGCACGGGTTCTGCCGGATGATCTCGTCTTCCTTGATCGCGGTGTTGAGGATCGCGCGGAGCAGGGAGTAGGCCTTGACCGCCTGGGGCTCGGTGGTGCCGCGCTTGAGGAGCTGGCGACGCCAGGAGCGGATCGCCGCCGGGGTGATGTCGCCGAGCGCGGTGTCGCCGAGGTCGGGCACGACGTGCAGGCGGAAAAGATCTTCATAACCCTCGCGGGTACGAGGTTGAAGCGTGCGTTCCGAGATCCAGCGCCGGCCGTAGGGGGCGAGACGGATCTCCTTCTCCTCGGGTGGCTGCCACTCCCCCTTGATGATTTCCGACTCGACGACTGTCAGCCAGCGGTCCGCGTCACGGCTCGTCTCGAATGTGTGCGGAGCCGTGCGCATGATGCCGTCCGGGCCGCGATAGCGCGCCTGGTAGCGGCCGGACGGAAGCTTGCGGATGCTGCCGAAACGGCGGTGGCCTTCCTTGTTCGCCATCAGGTGGCACCCCTCAGCCAGGCGCGGATCTGCGCGCGGTCGGTCGGCTCGATTCGCTGGTTGCGGATGTAGGTCTCGACGTCGGCCGGGTCGAAGCGGACCAGCCGGCCGACCTTGACGTAGGCGATGCGGCGCTCGGAGACGAGCCGGCGCACGAATCGGGTGGTGGACTTGAGGCGAGCGGCGACCTCGATCGGGGTCAACAGCTCGTCGATCATGCGGGTGCCTCCTTGTGGGTTCATGCGGCTTGGGTCCGGGCGGTGTCGAGCTGTGCGCGCCATCGGATGCGAGCCGAGACAGCGCGCAGGACGCGATGTTCGAGCGGGAGGACATCCGGGTCGTCCGGTCTGGCCAGCTCGAAGCGGAAGCGCTTGGGATCGGTCTGCTCGGTCGCGCTCTGGCCGTCCTCGGTGTCCGCCAGGTCACCGGCCAGGACCGCGCGGACCCAGGCGCGGTTGTCCGCGCGGTGGTCGGCGAGGGTCTTGCCGGACCACTGCCGAGACACCAGGACGCGGCGGCCGGTGAAGCCGAGCGTCGAGCGCTGGTGGACCTTGCCGGAACAGCGGCCCGGCGTGAGGCCGGGTTTCGCGCCGTCCGGCTGGACGTTGTAGAGCAGCCAGTTCGCGCACGTCGGCGAGCACGGAAGCGTGGACAGCTCGGCGTGGAGCCGGTCAAAGTGCGCGCGCTGCGGGTCGGTCTTCGGGGTGGCGTGCTCGGTCAGGTCTTTGGTGACGTACTTCGTCACGTAGCGGATCGCGCGCTCGGCGTCCTTAGTGCCGGACTCGATCCCGCGTGCGTCGATGCGGCCGAGCCGGGCGACGTAGGCGGGGTCTTCGTCGATCGCGTCCAGGGCCTCAGCCCACGTCGGTAGCGGGACGCGGGTCTTCGGGTCGACGTAGGCCGCCTGGTCGGCGTCCCAGACCGGCGGCTTGTCGACCGTGTACGTCGGGCGGTCGAAGGACGGCCACCACACCTGGTGGTAGGTGGCCGCCGCTACCTGCTTGAGCAGCCGCCGCGGAATGGTGCCGCGGATCGCGAAGTGCGCATGCGGAGCGAGACGCCGTTGCAGCTCGACGGCACCGGCATATTGAACGTTCCAACCGGCCGCCCGGCGGAGGTTCTGCCACCAGCGGTCCATCACGCGCGCGAAGTGGATCGCGTCGAGTGCGGCCCGCCGGTAGTCGTAGGTGTCGAGGTCGACCGGTGTGCCGAGTTCCGGGTCGTACTGGCCGTGCCGGGCGCCGCACTCGCACGGGACGACGTAGGCGCCGCGCCGGATGTGCGAGTGGACCGGCCCGTGCGAGTCGAGGGTCAGCGTGACGAGCATCGACGGCCGGTAGGTCTTGCCCTCCCGGCCGGCGAAGGCACGGCCGACTGTGCGGCCGTCGACGGGCAGGCGCGGGAGGTCTGGGGAGTCCTGGCGCCGCTTGGTAGACCGTTTCCGCCGGGGGCGGTCGTCCCGGTCGCGTGGGGTGAGGTGGCCGCGGAGATTTGTCTCGGCCAGCAGCTCGTCAGCCTGGGCGATCTCCTCATCCAGGCCGGTGATCTGCGCGGCCCGCTCGTCCGGGGTCATCGGCTGGTAGTTGACCGCTTCCCGGTCGAACTCCAGATGTGCCCGCCGCGCCACCAGGTCGAGCACATCCGCCGCGGGCGGGTCCGGGTCGATCGCGGGCTCGTCCGCGAGGTGCCAGCCTTCCCGGATCTGCTGGATGCGCAGCCGCCGGCCGCGCTCGGCGCACGGCTTGCACTTCGCGGCGAGAGTCGCGCCGCACGGCACTTCGACGATCTCCGTGACGCCGGTGAACGTGTCGGTGCGGCGCAGGACGACCGGGCGTACGCAGACGCCGTTGTTCTCCGCGAGCTGCTTGAGCGCTTCCTTGGCGAGCGGCTGCCGCATCCGCGCGGCCCGCGAACCCGGACGGGGCATGTCGGTCACCTCAGACATGCCTATTCGCCTCGCCGCCTGTACCTGCTCGTGCGACTCTGCCGCCGTGGACAACTTCGGCACCGAACCCTTCGTGAACGTGGATCTCCCACGCAGCGGCGGACCGTACGCATGTCCGTGCTGCGGCTACCTGACCCTTGGAGAGCGCGGAGGCTTCGAGATTTGCGACGTCTGTTTCTGGGAGGACGACGGGCAGGACGCTCACGACGCCGACGAGGTTCGCGGCGGACCGAACCGTGCCCTGAGCCTCACCGATGGCCGGCGTAACTTCGCTCGATACGGCGCGAGCGACCCCAGGGACTTGAGGCACGTCCGTCCGCCCCTGCCGGAGGAGCACCCGCCTCCTCCTCAAAACGGCACCGCCTGACCGACAACCGGCGCCGACACGCGAGACGCGAACGCCGTTGACGGAACCGGCACGACGCCAGGACGACGCACCGGCATTTCCGGCCCCAGCTCGGTTGCATCCGATGCGGGTTTCTCGGCCGCCGCTTCGACCTGCACCGGCCCCAAGTGCTTGGCCGGCGTCCCGGAGAGGACGAGCTTGGACAGGCCCATGAAGGCCAGCGCCGGTACGGCGGACAGCAGCCAGCCGGAGATGCCCGGCTTGGCGACCGCGAGCTGTGCCGACAGCGACAGCGCGACGCCGCAGATGAGCAGGAACATCGGGTAGCGGGTCGGCTTGTCGGCCCGCCGCCGGGCGCGGATGGTGAGCAGTGCGGCGATCGGGAGGAGTTCGGAGATCGCGGCGTTGGCCCAGCCGAACCAGTCCGGCGTACCGGCGGGGCTGTTGTCCATGGTCCAGTCGTGGACGTGCGTGAACGACGCTGCGCCGGCGAGCGTGCCCACGGTCAGCAGGATGGCGACCAGGACGATGCCTTCGAAGCGTTCGGCTCGGGTCATCGGTCCCCCTCCACGATCTCGCCCTCGACGACCTGCGCGTATCCGTACCGGTGGCAGAGGTCTTGAATGTCGCTGTCGGAGTGGTAGGCGAACCGGACCCGGACCGGCTCACGCACGCCGTCGAGCGCTACGTAGGCGACGCCGGGTGAGGTCTCCGGGATCTCGTCGGCGAGTGCGCCACGGTTGCGGGCGCCGTCGCCGAGGATGAGGTCCACTTGCTCGGCCTCGGTGAGTCGGAGTGCGATCCGGGTCGGGAACAGGTCGCGGAACGGCAGCACCTCCTTGCGCGGGTCCTGGAGTGCGGCGATGACGTGGACGCCGACCGCGCGGCCCTGGGACAGCAGCAGCGACAGGGACTCGCGGATGCGGTCGCGGACCTTGCGGTCGGAGATGTAGGAGGTGAGCGCGGCCAGCTCGTCGATCACGATGACGATCAGCGAGTCGCCGGGGGTCGGGGTGTGCTGGCGGGTGATGCCGCGGAGCCGGTTGGCGCGTGCCCGCATGCGCACCACGGCGTCTTCCAGGGCGCCGGCCATGGTCTCGGCGGTGTCGTAGACGAAGCGGGTGAACAGCGGGAGGCCGCCGGCCAGTTCCATGCCGCCCTTCGGGTCGAAGACCCACAGCTCGACGAGCCGTTGTTGGATGCCGCCGGCGAGCGCGGCGATCAGCGCCCAGATCACCGAGCCCTTGCCTGCGTTCGTCGCCCCGCCGACCAGCACATGCGACCCGGCGAGCCGCAGCGCGTACGCGTCGCCGTTCTCCTGAACGCCGAGCGGCAGCCGGGCGAGGTCGAGGCTCGTGGGAGTCGCAATCGGTGCGATCGTCTCTGCCAGCGGATCGCGGCGCAGGAAGACCAGAACGATCCGGTCGGGACGGCGATGCGTGCGAGCGCGGCCGTCCCGGACGCGGAACGTGTAGGCCAGGCGCGGTGCAGCTTTGCCCCAGTCGTCCGGGTGCTGGCCGGGCAGCATCCGTACGGTCACTTCGTCGCCGAACTCGGTGGCGCGGACGCCGAGGAGCTGCGGGACATACTTGTCCCCGCCGAACGCGGTTGCCAGCCCGCAGGTCGCCATGGCCGGCGCCCAGCTGCGCCGGTAGACGAACAGCCGCCGCCACCGGCCCAGCAGCGGCCACCACACGAACCGTTGCCAAGTCGCCCGATGCCACCGCCACCACGCCGCACCGCCCGCCGCCAGCGTGGCGAGCACCACGAGCAGGGTTTGCCAGCCGAAGTCCACCCAGATCCAGGCGGCCAGCGCGGCCGGGCCGGTCAGCCACCAGTAGCGGACCGCGAGCACGGTCGCGTGGAAGGTGCCGCGGAGCGTCCACCATAGGACGAGGAGCCAGCCGGGCACCCGCCATACGGGTACCCGGACGTTCATCGGCGCGGGCGGGATCTTGTCGCCTGGGATGACGTTGATCAGTGGCATGACGTCGCCCCGGTGTCGGGGAACAGCGCGATCTGATCCGCGTGCTGTGCGGGCTCCGGTGCCGGCTGCCGGCTGTGCTGGCCCGGCTTGGTGTTGGTCTCGGGCACGTGCCGGATCATGGTCGGCAGCCACCGGCCCCGGCCGAGGACCGCGCGCATGTCGCCCGGATCGGAGACGTAGGGCGCGATGCTGGCCGGGTCGAGGTGGTTGAGCTTGACGATGGTCCGGGCGAGGGAGGCGGCGGCAGCGGAGATCTCCACCAGGGCCGCCACCCGCAGCACGTCGACCGGGGACGAGACGTAGACGTGCCGGACGACCGCGATCCCCAGCGCCGCCAGCTTCCGCACGACAACACGACGGACGGTCACAGCGACCACCGCCACACCGGCCGGCCCAGCCGCGCCCGGCAGCGACGGCAGCACATCCGCTTCGGGTCGAACCGGCGCGGCTTCACCCAGGACTCGCAGTACATGCACCACATCGCGGAGACCGTCGACCGGGCACCGCAGTGCAGCCCGACGATCGTGAACAGCGTGGCCGTGGTCATCACGCTACCTCCGAACCGCGCAGCCGGGCCGCGGTCTCCCGCGCCGTGCCCGCCAGCTCGACGGCTTCCACGGTGCCGACGCGCTCCAGCAGGTCAGCCTTCGCGTCGAACCAGGCCGCCCGTTCGTGGTCACTCGCGTTTCGGTCCGGCATGGCACCCAGTAACGCCGACAGCTGCGCGCCGATCGACTGCATCGGGGCAGCCTCGTCTACCGTGGGCTTCACAGCCCCACTCCTTTCGAGGGGTATGGGTTGGCAGCGCGGGGCCGGGCCGAAGTCTTTGGTCGGAGGACGGCCCGCCCCGCGTCAACATCTGTTCAAGTAGCAGCCGCGCCGGGCACGACGCCCGCGGCACGCATCCCGGTAGCGCGCAGCGAATACGCCATCCGCGCCCGGCACTTACTCGACGACCCGCCACAGCGGTTCCCGTCCACATACGGCGTGATCGTCAGCCCGTCGAACTCCACCGCCGGCGGGTAACCCGGCACGCTCGACGCCGGCGGCACCGGCTGATGCGGCGCCACGACCTTCACCTTCACCTCGGTCGTCCGCCCGAACTTCCCGGCCTCCGGGTCCAGGTCCATGACCTTGACGACCCAGACCCGCTCCCCCGTCTCCTTGTCCCGCGCCTGGTTGTCCGCCTCCCCACGCCGGTCAAAGTCGACCTGCGCATCCACCCCCAGGCAGAGCGCCCCGCGCGGAAACACGTACTCGGACGGCACCGGCACCTTCAACGTCAGCGGAACCACGAACCAGCCTCCTTGCTACACAGCCATCCAAGTGATGACCGGTTATGCAAACAAGCTAGGCCGACTTGTGCACACAAGCAAGAAACGAGATTTGGTTTTCAGATCACGCACATCCGGGCGCTTCGATCCCGGCTTGACGAGCGGCTTCCGTCTGCGTGGACGCCGCACGTAGGGTGCCTTAATGATCGACGAGGAGCGGGCGCGGCAGATCGCGGAAGCGATTCTGGCTCACGATGCGACCGAGCCCGGCACACCGCCCTTGGCCATCGTCAACGTCGAGGAACACCCGATCGGCTGGGTGCTCTACTACAACTCCGCGAAGTACGTCCGGACCGGCAACTTCATGGACGCCACCGTGGGAAACGCGCCAATCGTGGTCGAGCGGGCGACTGGCCGTGCACACATCACGGGCACAGCTCGAAGCACCGCCTACTACCTGGCCGAACTCGACGCGGGAACGCACTCATGCACACACTGCCCCTAGCGAGGCGGCAGGGCATGAAGCTGCTGAGCTAGGGCAGCGGATATGCGTCGTCGATCTCGTGCCGCGAACCGGGCATCACCAATTGGGACGACAGCACGGCCTCACCCGACGACTGATACACCGTGATCACGGTGCTGATCACGGACTCGTCGTACGGCACCTCAAGCCAGCCGGCCTCGCTCTCGGTGACGCGGCGAGCGGTCAGCTGCTCGATCACGTAGTCCCCGCGGATGCCGCGTACCCGGTTGATGTGGTCAAGGAGGCTGCCGGCAATCGGGTCCGGCTTGATGATGTCGGTGCCGACCGCCACATCCACCGGAACGTACGTCGACACCATGTCAACCGGCCCGAACTCCGACACCGTGATCCGGTGCCGCACGTAGACCGGCGTCTCGTTCGGGATGTGCAGCGAAGCCGCAATCCGCGGCGGAGCTAGCACCGGCCCGACGTGCACGACGTTTGTGGAAACGGTCTCATCCAGATACAACGCTTCCCGCGCATACTGCGGCGAGACACCGGACGCGGACGGCCGGCCACGCACGAAGTGCCCCTTGCCCTGCTGCGACTCGATCCACCCGTCCTGACGCAGGATGCCCAGCGCCTTCAACACGGTCGGCCGCGCGACCCCGA
This genomic interval carries:
- a CDS encoding ATP-dependent Clp protease proteolytic subunit, which gives rise to MTDMTLPPRFAPVHNRYVLPSFVERTSYGVKESNPYNKMFEDRIIFLGVQVDDASANDVMAQLLTLESTDPDRDITMYINSPGGSFTAMTAIYDTMQYVRPDIVTVCLGQAASAAAILLAAGTPGKRMALPHSRVIIHQPATEGGYGQGSDIEIQAREILRMRSQMEEMLVRHTGRSADLVTKDIDRDKIMTAEEAKEYGIVDTVLANRKKSGLIGVGASS
- a CDS encoding ATP-dependent Clp protease proteolytic subunit: MTDLHLNASPLARGGGDLAGGLDDSVYNRLLKERIIFLGSEVTDSVANRLCAQLLLLAAEDPERDIHFWINSPGGSVYAGMAIYDTMQWIDNDVSTVAMGMAASMGQLLLCAGTKGKRYALPHARIMMHQPSGGLGGTAADIAIQAEQMLYTKRMFQERVAFHTGQTQSTIEADSDRDRWFTSAEAKDYGFIDKVITGATQVPEGAGTLN
- the tig gene encoding trigger factor; protein product: MKSTVETLSPTRVRLAIEVPFAELEPSLKKAYREIASQVQIPGFRRGKIPAAVIDQRVGRETVLNEAVNEAIPAQLFAAVQEHDVKLLGRPEVNVTEFADNEPLKFTAEVDVRPELTIPDLSGIEVEVDELVIGDSEIDEQVSNLRERFATLKTVERPAAEGDYVQLDLNATVDGVEVPGGSASNISHEVGSQQLLPGLDEVLVGLSAGESATFTTKLVGGDFAGQDAEVSTTVRTVKEKELPALDDDFAQLASEFDTLEELKGDVRERVTRVKKVEQIYAARDKVLAQIVEAAEIPAPEGVVKDAVEQRKAAMTDQLERIGASLEDYLASEEKTEEQIDTELQEAATEGVKIQLLLDTIAEAEQVQVSDDEFGHEIMHRAQRAGMQPQQYYDQLARSGEAQAVFGDVRRGKALQIVLERVTIKDTAGNPVTLEAIQDEHHHVH
- a CDS encoding tyrosine-type recombinase/integrase, whose amino-acid sequence is MANKEGHRRFGSIRKLPSGRYQARYRGPDGIMRTAPHTFETSRDADRWLTVVESEIIKGEWQPPEEKEIRLAPYGRRWISERTLQPRTREGYEDLFRLHVVPDLGDTALGDITPAAIRSWRRQLLKRGTTEPQAVKAYSLLRAILNTAIKEDEIIRQNPCRIPGYDRYHTPERPTATVAQVLALAAQMPDRFSALIITAAFSGARWGELVALRRADYDPTTGTLRIHRKLAALKGELIFGPPKSAAGRRAVTLPAIAKAALEEHLKEHVDAGDEALIFTGDKGALLRTGNFRRAVKWETALKNAKMPDGFHFHDLRHTGNTLAASTGASTRELMVRMGQSSMRAALIYQHATNERDREIANDMDKRIARATKPKKPKKQT
- a CDS encoding helix-turn-helix domain-containing protein, which gives rise to MIDELLTPIEVAARLKSTTRFVRRLVSERRIAYVKVGRLVRFDPADVETYIRNQRIEPTDRAQIRAWLRGAT
- a CDS encoding replication initiator codes for the protein MSEVTDMPRPGSRAARMRQPLAKEALKQLAENNGVCVRPVVLRRTDTFTGVTEIVEVPCGATLAAKCKPCAERGRRLRIQQIREGWHLADEPAIDPDPPAADVLDLVARRAHLEFDREAVNYQPMTPDERAAQITGLDEEIAQADELLAETNLRGHLTPRDRDDRPRRKRSTKRRQDSPDLPRLPVDGRTVGRAFAGREGKTYRPSMLVTLTLDSHGPVHSHIRRGAYVVPCECGARHGQYDPELGTPVDLDTYDYRRAALDAIHFARVMDRWWQNLRRAAGWNVQYAGAVELQRRLAPHAHFAIRGTIPRRLLKQVAAATYHQVWWPSFDRPTYTVDKPPVWDADQAAYVDPKTRVPLPTWAEALDAIDEDPAYVARLGRIDARGIESGTKDAERAIRYVTKYVTKDLTEHATPKTDPQRAHFDRLHAELSTLPCSPTCANWLLYNVQPDGAKPGLTPGRCSGKVHQRSTLGFTGRRVLVSRQWSGKTLADHRADNRAWVRAVLAGDLADTEDGQSATEQTDPKRFRFELARPDDPDVLPLEHRVLRAVSARIRWRAQLDTARTQAA
- a CDS encoding CPCC family cysteine-rich protein yields the protein MPIRLAACTCSCDSAAVDNFGTEPFVNVDLPRSGGPYACPCCGYLTLGERGGFEICDVCFWEDDGQDAHDADEVRGGPNRALSLTDGRRNFARYGASDPRDLRHVRPPLPEEHPPPPQNGTA
- a CDS encoding DUF2637 domain-containing protein; the protein is MTRAERFEGIVLVAILLTVGTLAGAASFTHVHDWTMDNSPAGTPDWFGWANAAISELLPIAALLTIRARRRADKPTRYPMFLLICGVALSLSAQLAVAKPGISGWLLSAVPALAFMGLSKLVLSGTPAKHLGPVQVEAAAEKPASDATELGPEMPVRRPGVVPVPSTAFASRVSAPVVGQAVPF
- a CDS encoding FtsK/SpoIIIE domain-containing protein produces the protein MPLINVIPGDKIPPAPMNVRVPVWRVPGWLLVLWWTLRGTFHATVLAVRYWWLTGPAALAAWIWVDFGWQTLLVVLATLAAGGAAWWRWHRATWQRFVWWPLLGRWRRLFVYRRSWAPAMATCGLATAFGGDKYVPQLLGVRATEFGDEVTVRMLPGQHPDDWGKAAPRLAYTFRVRDGRARTHRRPDRIVLVFLRRDPLAETIAPIATPTSLDLARLPLGVQENGDAYALRLAGSHVLVGGATNAGKGSVIWALIAALAGGIQQRLVELWVFDPKGGMELAGGLPLFTRFVYDTAETMAGALEDAVVRMRARANRLRGITRQHTPTPGDSLIVIVIDELAALTSYISDRKVRDRIRESLSLLLSQGRAVGVHVIAALQDPRKEVLPFRDLFPTRIALRLTEAEQVDLILGDGARNRGALADEIPETSPGVAYVALDGVREPVRVRFAYHSDSDIQDLCHRYGYAQVVEGEIVEGDR
- a CDS encoding YrhB domain-containing protein, with protein sequence MIDEERARQIAEAILAHDATEPGTPPLAIVNVEEHPIGWVLYYNSAKYVRTGNFMDATVGNAPIVVERATGRAHITGTARSTAYYLAELDAGTHSCTHCP
- a CDS encoding GntR family transcriptional regulator, whose product is MPTPKYLRVLNTIRERIESDTYPPGTSLPSENTLAKEFGVARPTVLKALGILRQDGWIESQQGKGHFVRGRPSASGVSPQYAREALYLDETVSTNVVHVGPVLAPPRIAASLHIPNETPVYVRHRITVSEFGPVDMVSTYVPVDVAVGTDIIKPDPIAGSLLDHINRVRGIRGDYVIEQLTARRVTESEAGWLEVPYDESVISTVITVYQSSGEAVLSSQLVMPGSRHEIDDAYPLP